One Helianthus annuus cultivar XRQ/B chromosome 12, HanXRQr2.0-SUNRISE, whole genome shotgun sequence genomic region harbors:
- the LOC110895101 gene encoding serine/threonine protein phosphatase 2A 57 kDa regulatory subunit B' theta isoform, which produces MIKQILSKVSRKQSKFSKNQESFGTQNTDLTSSSSKSSDFASGNSRKLSNSDISAPLNPRFNPNDTNYRNSGQVSVSYESLPSFRDVPSSEKQNLFIKKVVMCSVVYDFTDPTKNLREKETKRQTLLELADFVASSNVKFTESVMHEFVKMVSANLFRELTPQPRDCNVLVSYDVEEEEPSMDPSWPHLQIVYELLLRFIASPEADAKIAKKFIDHYFVLKLLDLFDSEDPREREYLKTILHRVYGKFMVHRPFIRKSINNIFYRFVLETEKHNGIAELLEILGSIVNGFALPLKEEHKLFLSRALIPLHKPKCLAMYHQQLSYCITQFVEKDCKLADMVIRGLLKYWPVTNSSKELMFLGELEEVLEATQQPQFHRCMVPLFKQIARCLNSLHFQVAERALFFWNNDHIESLIRQNRKVILPIIFPALERNGRYHWNQAVHSLTLNVRKIFFDLDPELFNECLLNFQEEEAKEEKIQSRRESTWKHLEEIAADKASSNEAVLVN; this is translated from the exons ATGATCAAGCAAATTCTCAGTAAAGTTTCCAGGAAACAGTCCAAATTCTCAAAAAATCAAGAATCTTTTGGTACCCAAAACACTGATTTAACCTCTTCCAGCTCAAAAAGTAGTGATTTTGCAAGTGGGAATTCAAGAAAGCTCTCGAATTCCGACATTTCAGCCCCGTTGAACCCTAGATTCAATCCGAACGACACGAATTATCGTAACAGTGGTCAAGTAAGTGTTTCTTACGAATCTTTACCGAGTTTTCGAGATGTTCCAAGTAGTGAAAAACAGAATTTGTTCATAAAGAAAGTAGTTATGTGTTCTGTAGTTTATGATTTCACCGACCCGACAAAAAACCTTAGAGAAAAAGAAACGAAACGCCAAACGTTGTTAGAGTTAGCCGATTTTGTGGCGTCTAGTAATGTTAAGTTCACAGAATCTGTTATGCACGAGTTTGTGAAAATGGTATCTGCAAATTTGTTCCGAGAGCTCACACCGCAGCCACGCGACTGCAACGTCTTGGTATCTTACGATGTCGAAGAAGAAGAACCGTCAATGGATCCATCATGGCCCCATTTGCAAATAGTTTACGAACTTTTACTTCGGTTCATCGCATCACCAGAAGCCGATGCGAAGATCGCGAAAAAGTTCATTGATCATTACTTCGTTCTCAAGTTATTAGATTTGTTTGATTCCGAAGATCCTAGAGAACGTGAGTATTTAAAGACGATTCTTCATAGAGTTTACGGAAAATTCATGGTTCATCGTCCGTTTATTCGGAAGTCTATAAACAATATCTTTTACCGATTTGTTTTAGAGACCGAAAAACACAACGGGATCGCTGAACTTTTGGAGATTTTAGGAAGTATCGTTAACGGGTTTGCGTTGCCTTTGAAGGAAGAACACAAGTTGTTTCTTTCTAGGGCTTTGATCCCGTTGCATAAACCGAAATGTTTGGCGATGTATCATCAGCAATTATCGTATTGTATTACGCAATTTGTTGAAAAAGATTGTAAATTGGCTGATATGGTAATTAGGGGTTTATTGAAGTATTGGCCCGTTACAAATAGTTCGAAAGAACTGATGTTTTTAGGTGAGTTGGAGGAGGTTCTTGAAGCAACACAACAACCCCAGTTTCATCGGTGCATGGTGCCTTTGTTTAAGCAAATCGCCCGTTGCTTAAACAGTTTGCACTTTCAG GTGGCGGAACGAGCCCTTTTCTTTTGGAACAACGATCACATCGAGAGTTTGATCAGACAAAACCGCAAAGTAATATTACCAATAATCTTCCCTGCACTTGAACGGAACGGGAGATACCATTGGAATCAAGCTgtgcatagtttgactttaaacGTTAGAAAAATCTTCTTTGACCTGGACCCTGAACTGTTCAACGAGTGTTTACTCAATTTTCAAGAAGAGGAGGCGAAGGAAGAAAAGATCCAATCCAGACGCGAGTCCACGTGGAAACATTTAGAAGAAATCGCTGCAGATAAAGCTTCAAGTAATGAAGCTGTGCTTGTGAATTAG